The DNA region TGGGTGGCGCGAAACATATTTTCCGTCGATCTCGTCTCTGATCCATCTCTCACTCTGTTTCTCCTCTGGGTACTGTACTCTACTTATTTGCATTCATGACTTGTTTAATACTGCTCAAGTGTTAAATATTATAGTCTTGCTTTGGTGTTAATTCTCAGATTATTGAGTTTCCTGTCGTGGCAATCATCTACAGCTTTTTACGGAAAACCCCAGAGAAATGTTCGGTGAGTGTGAATCCTTTCTGATTTGTTGTGATCTCCGGCGACGTTGGAGGGGTCATAGAAGCTGACTTATGCAGAGAGAACGAAAAGCACAATGCTTTCGTCTCTTGTGCTTAACTCTCTATTAATCAATCATTTTGCTAATTTCTTCCCAGTGGTCTAAAGCTGTTGGGCGAAGCGTACAAGGACTAGTTTCCGGTTAGTATTCTACTTATCATAGTTGCTAATTCTTCATTCTTTTGCTGTACAATAACAGAACCAATCAACTTTAAATTCAAGTGATTTAGCATGTGAGTGATCTCCCCAGCCCTTCAAGTTAGCAATACGTATTAGCTTTTGTTGATAGTCAACCCCAAGAAGGATCGATGTCTGCTCATTTTACTGTTTTAGTGTCCCTTTATTGTGACTTGTGAGTTCTCTAAGcctcttgttttgttttgatcaaTAGGGGCTTTTATGAATGCTTTGGGTGCACCTATTGGGATGCGGTATGTTTCAATAAGATCTTGTTTATCTAAGTATTCTGATATCTTTCTTTTGTGTGGAAGTATCATTTTTGTAGTCTGGACTTTTCAGATTGCTGACAAGGCTAATTATTGTTGATTGTGATCACCCTTCTGCTTGCTAACATTAGCACGACGTCTCATCTCATGCAGGTATCTACCAAAAACAATTCACTTGTCCTTTCTCATGTCTGTTTTCACGGTAAGCTGTCTCCTGCTGCAGTTcctatgaattaaaaaaaaggttGTACTATTGATTATACTGCGCATATGTATGTGTGTCTGCAGTTTGGAACACCCCTTTGATTGTCTCTAATAATGTTTAAATTCCATAGTTCGTACCACCAACTGCAGTTTTTGGTGCATCGTGGACAGATTGGCATCGAGCATTTGCTTCGATGAagtaagttatatatttttataacttataTGATAGTTCGCACAATTCTGTACTTAATCCATCcttttttcattcttttagaCCAAGTGGAAATACAGAATATATGATTGTTATTCCAGCATATGGAGCAGTTGTTGGAGGATGGTTTGGAGCTTGGCCTATGCCGCTCGACTGGGAAAGGCCATGGCAGGTTATATAATCCAAGATATTGGTTCTTTGTATTGGTCATGGGGGTTTGAGTTTAtggaatgaatatatatataactaatccTTATATTATTGGCCCTTTTGGCACAGGAGTGGCCTATATGTGTGTTTTATGGAGCTATAGGAGGCTACATTGCTGGACAGATTCTCTCCTTGAGTTTCATGTTCTTGTTTAGGAAACAAAAGAATTTGAAGGTGGCGTAGAAGACCTGGATCTGCAAAACGAGTTTCACAACAATAGGGCCAAATTTTTTTCGTTAGGTTAGAACATACGTTTTGTTATGTAGAGAATGAAGCAACTGTTTCAGATTAACAAAATTCTAAAGTCATCGATCGCAGACTTGAGAGATGAAATCCAACCATGTTTTGGCAAAATGCAAATGAAAGAAAACTTTGTATAGTGTAGTTGATCTTTTATGTCAGTCTGTATCATCAGACGTTGTCTATAAAAGTACTCCCCCACTGCATTTGGATAGTAGCATAGATTAGGAGCTATTATCACACAACGGAGTTAAccagaaaaggaaaaaaagttatttttcaaaaacaattgcgcccaccgtggggctcgAACCCACGACCACAAGGTTAAGAGCCTtgcgctctaccaactgagctagacgGGCTTGGTACTTACCACCTATTTTATCGGAATCTTAGCTAAAAGCTACCAAATGTTTTCAGCCACTGTGACATCATAAAGTGAAAATGTTTCGATGTTTCAATTACAAATCTCTGGCTTATCACCATGTAATGGGAACAATACACACAAATGGCATTATACAATCAATAAAAGAACAAAGAATGTAGTAGTACAAGAACAAATAACTAAAACAGTTTGAGTTTCCCTTTAGAGATGGCTTGACAGATAGCCTTGTCGTTCCCAGTCAAGCCATAACACGAGGAGTTGTTCCTAGCACCCAAAGTGACTGCAAAGTAAAGATAAACAGTGCAGAGAAAGCCCAAAAGAAGCAATGCTGTTAAGAGATACCGATGCCTGTTAATAACCGTGGAGCAGCTTCCCAACTCTCCCCACTGCTTCTTTAGAGACTGGTGTCTCCTCAACGGTGAAGATACGATCCCATCAATAACCATTGCTTTTGATTTTAACAACCTGTAACAAAAAATGAGAAACACAGTGTAAAAAAACCATCTTAGATTTTTATCAATCAATCATACAGCAATTCAAATCTCGAGATCAATTATGTGAACATTTCGATCAATTAGTCTTTTATAATTGGCATCAAACATGGTCCATGGATCCCATCGTCAATGCACATTGGAGAAAGAGAGATTCGAGGAAACAGACGATGTCAATCGAAGGATTCTATAATCAGAATTTCATGTCGATAGCTGAGGAAATGGATCCCTGTTATGTAGAAAACGAACCGGTGAAACAGGAAGAGGTGAGAGAATCGGTTAGAGATCTGGAGAAGATAAAAATAGCAGCTGCTTCCAGCTCCGTCAACACGCAGATTAGTCCTTCGCTAAGCGTTGATTCTCCGGCAGCGTTTCCGATATATAGGTAGAGAGAGCTGAATCGATATCCTCCGTAGCTTCGAGCGGTGGCGATTTGCCGGATGACGCCGCGCGCGGTTTATTAACTCCGTTGCATACGACACGACGGGAATCTAgtgattttatattaaatttttaaaaagataaattagaaaatctatactataATGAGGCACTTGAATCACTCCTGATGCGACATGTCAGCGTTTTCTTGAAATCcacttttaaaaaatgttaaaaattgtCAAATCTATGATTTGAACCCAAATTACTAAAATACAACCTCCACCATTTATACCACTAAACTAATGGATAATTTATTCATTGATGGccgaaactaatatatatttatgaaggtTGGAAGCTATTACTTCATGGCTTTCTCTCAGAACGGGTCTGCAAATATATTATGGGATTCATTTTTAAATGAGCTTCATCAcgttatattaaaaaatagctTAAGTTTGCAACAATTATAGTTTTCTCATATTGTAAATCATCATTGTTTAACATGAGTTAGAATTCTTTTCATCATTGTATCAGACTGAGTTATAGAGTTGCGCTGTTTTTCTgttcgtaatttttttttaccggTAAACTATTCATCTCCCCATCTTAAATCGCTTGatcataaatatttcagattTGTAGCCCCTCtgtaaaccatatatatatatatatatactcgaTCGGATCTCGGTTCGGGTCCGGGTCCTATCCGATACCCGCGGGTCTAAAAAAAAGACCCATATACCTATAATTTTTCGgatcggttccgggtcgggtattttcgggtcggttccgggtcggatCCTCGGATCTGGGTAAAATGCCCATGCCTACCACGATTACTAAACTTTACAATAAAACATTAGGGAAAACAGTTTCAATATTATGATcaacaattcaaataattagaaagacaacaaaaacaaaactccaCAACTCAAATAaactactaaaataaatatttatataacaatatGAATAGAATCCTCATTTTGTATTGAAGATATTTCTTcgataaatttgaaaataaagatATACGTTAAGCAATTGTGAAGGTCAACATTttatgcaaataaaaaatattaatattttttatggatTATTAATGTTATGagaaaaatttacaattattcTTATTTGACCATTTTAAATATCATaacaaacaaagagaaaattagtcttcataacaagaagaattcaaTTAATCACCGTAATTAAATACTAAAACACtaatttcaatatttaacaTCATAGTAAATGCACTATATAAACAAACGTAAAAATAAATAGGCAAAAATAACATCAATTCCTAACGACCTATAAACATATCTACAATGTGATAAACTTTcacaaccaaacacaaacaTGAATAACAATTCACTTCTTACCCATCGACTCTCACACCAAACAACATCAACAAGAGCAAATCCTAGACAATTACTCCAGGTCTATATACAAAGACCAAACACACAACAATCATCGATTTCCAGGTACCATCAATTTTTGACAATCAAGGTAATTACAATAACTCAGTCGCCGAATCATTAGATTTCATGTTATCATATCATGACATTCATCATCACTACTCTAGATTCTTTATTGAGGAGACTAACCAATATGTGATGAATTTAATGAGGGAaaaccataatattatattCCAACATCTTCAAGTTACTCTCGCCATTAGAGACTACAATCTAAATGCAACCGCAAGACTTGACGTTGATCTAATCATCACGGATCTAAAAGTAACCCGACAACCGAAGAGGAAAACCATATATGCACCATCTGCTTTGAGAATTATACCAATGTAATCAATATTTCGACATTCGCCTGCGGCATAAATTTCATTGTCTTTGCATTAATCATTGGCAACGTACAAATATAAGTTTTCCAATGTATCGGAAAAGTAATTTATGAGCCAAaacaaactaataataaaaaacaatttcatgttTCAAACTCAAAATTCATTGTCTCATTCCTTAGTATTCCTGGTATAATCATCAAACAACATTCGGTAGATATTCAAGGGCATAATCAATGGATAAAATCACATACACAAAATTACTCGATACATCAACAACGTCACCGGCCCGGGGCTATGCAACTAGTAGATATAGAGATAGAGAGGGAAAAAATGATAATGCGTGTTTAGCTGCCactttgttttaaaaaagatgatgatgggTAATGGGCATGCATGTTTTTGGGTTGATTGGCATGTTCTACATGGCTTTTATTAaggatgttaaaaatataaaactcacCCCAATTAAACCCACCCCATTTAATTTTAAACCCATCCCATCTAAGACCCACTCCACTTATAACCCATATACATTTagattcatttaaaaataagtttattaAAGGTATCTAAAAAACCTGTGCATTTACATGTACCCATTTAGACCTATTTAAACTattattgatttaatttttaattattttaattttatactttcttaacaaaaaaataaataaaataaataaaaaaaattaactgatttttattatataaacgtAAATTAAATTGTCCtggtaaaaccgtaaaatcatgTATTTCCGTCAAAACtgcaaaatcgagttttttgctaaaactgtaaaaaccataaaatcgagttttttcgtcaaaaccttaaaatcaaattttctcgtcaaaaccgtaaaaccgAGTTTTACGCTAAAACTCGTAAGAAATGAGTTTCCCGTCAAAACCATAAAACCgagtttcccgccaaaatcagaaaatagAGTTTTCatgccaaaaccgtaaaatgaaatttttccgccaaaaccgtaaaactgAGTTTTTCTGTCAAAACCAGAAAACCAAATTTCTTGCCGAAACCataaaaatcgagttttccgccATAACTGTAATCCGACCTGATATCCAtgattattcaaaaaattatccAATAGGTAAATTGATAAATACCAAAATCATACCGAACCGATCTATTTCGGATTGGATCCGGTTCGGGTAAACGGTTCCGGTTAAAAGTCGCAGGCCTAGCCTGGATACACTACAAAAGCAAAAGTTAAAGGAAGACAcggattcttcttcttttttttatcattctGCATCACTGATTAGTTAGTTGGCATATTGGGTATGTGTTCGGTCATTAGTGGGCTTAATATTGGGTGATTTAGTAATGAGCATTCGTTGGGCTTTCAGTGGGCTTAATAAGAAAGGTCCATCAAATTTGAATCGATGGTTTATTACCAATCATTCCATGTTAGGTAGCGAGAATAAGGAAACATCGAGGTCTTATTATACTTTGAAGGAGAGAGGAAAGCTCAAGACTTTATCAATAGCCAAAAGGTATTTTCGATCTTCTATTTGCATGAATCAATTTGGGGTTTTCTTCCTTGAGCTCAATTTCGATCAGTAAAACTAGTTCCTCTGGGTAAAGCTTAGATCggcaatcaaaattagttttttttttctgtgtgaTAATGATTAGATGATGAATTTTAATGATGAGTGTTTGTGTGTGTGCAGCTGAATATTGAATCCAAACCTTTGATCCTCGAAGGATGTGGGCAGCTTCTTGTCTGGCATCGTGCTGTGCTGCTTGTGCATGCGATGCTTGCCGTACGGTGGTTTCAAGCATCAGCAGACGTTCTGCTAGAATTGCTTACTGTGGTCTCTTTGCACTTTCATTAATCGTTTCGTGGATTCTCCGTGAGGTTGCTGCTCCTCTCATGGAGAAGCTCCCTTGTAAGtcgttttctcttcttcttatgttctttgttttgttttagctTATGGAGCTAATGATTTTGACATTTGTTTTTGGCCAGGGATTAACCATTTTCACAAGACACCTGATCGGGAATGGTTTGAGACTGATGCGGTCCTGCGTGTCAGCTTGGGGAATTTCGTGTTTTTCTCGATTCTGTCGGTTATGATGATTGGTGTGAAGACTCAGAAAGACCCTCGTGATGGTATTCACCACGGTGGCTGGATGATGAAAGTGATCTGCTGGTTCATTTTGGTCATCTTGATGTTCTTCGTTCCTAATGAAGTCATCAGCTTTTATGGTAATTGCCATCTAATATCAATGTTTTTAATGTTCCGATGAAGTTATTAACTTAAGACTTATCATCTTTTTCAGAGTCAATGTCGAAGTTTGGTGCTGGATTTTTTCTTCTCGTACAAGTTGTGCTTCTTTTGGATTTCGTTCATGGGTGGAATGACACATGGGTTGGCTACGACGAGCAGTTCTGGTTAGTATAAAAAAATCCATTATGTGACTTCAATAATCTTACTGCTAATCTAAGCAGTGGACTTTATATGTATGTAGGTATGCTGCGTTGCTAGTAGTTTCTCTTGTATGTTACTTGGCAACTTTCGTCTTCTCTGGACTTCTCTTCCATTGGTTTACTCCATCTGGACATGATTGTGGTCTCAACACTTTCTTCATCCTCATGACTTTGATACTTGTATTCGTCTTTGCTGTTGTAGTCTTGCATCCCGCAGTAAgtttttgacatttttaaaaCCTTTTAATTTCTTGTTGCTCTCATCTTCAGACTCGATGAAGCCAAATTGTTTTGCAGGTCGGTGGAAGCATTTTACCAGCATCAGTTATATCCTTCTACTGCATGTACCTCTGTTACAGTGGTCTTGCAAGTGAACCCAGAGATTACGAATGCAATGGTCTACACAAACACTCCAAAGCTGTCTCAACAGGCACTATGACCATTGGGTTACTCACAACTGTTCTCTCTGTCGTTTATTCCGCTGTTCGTGCTGGTTCTTCCACTACCCTTCTCTCCCCTCCTGATTCTCCCCGCGCAGGTATATACTTCCACAACAATCATTTTCCCAGATTCGGTTTCTTACTTTGGTTTTTGCTTAGTTCTCAACATTGTTAAAAACATCTAGAGTAGACTGCTAGTGGAAAATTTGCTACTTGCAACTGAGATTGTTAAGGATTACCATAAGGATGACATCTCCCCTCGTTGTGCCATGAAGATTGATATTGCTAAGGCATTTGATTCAGTAAATTGGTCTTTTCTTCTTGGTACGTTGAAAGCTTTACACTTGCCGGATCAGTTTATAAGATGGATTGAGCTTTGTGTATGCACTCCATCTTTCTCTGTTCAAGTCAATGGGGAATTAGCGGGATTCTTTCAAAGTAAAAGGGGGTTGCGTCAGGGATGTGCACTTTCTCCTTATCTCTTTGTTGTTTGCATGAATGTTCTATCTCACATGATAGACAAGGCAGCTGCTGGAAACCAGATTGGATATCATCCTCGGTGTAAAAATATTCTCCTAACTCATCTATGCTTCGCTGACGACTTATTGGTTTTCACTGATGGAAGTAAACGATCCATAGAAGGGGTTCTTAAGATATTTGAAAAGTTTGCTATGATGTCGGGTCTTAAGATAAGCCTAGAAAAATCTACTCTCTACACTGCTGGGATTTCAAATAGCCAAGAGGAGGGCATTCTTGCAAGATTTCCTTTCGAATCAGGTAAATTACCTGTAAGGTACCTGGGTCTCCCTCTCCTTACTAGGAAAATGACTATAAATGACTACATGCCTCTAGTGgagaagatcaagaaaagaATGAAGTCTTGGACAGGTAGGTTTCTTTCTCATGGGGGTAGACTGCAGCTAATTAACTCAGTCATTACTAGTATGGCAAATTTCTGGCTCTCTGCTTTTAGTCTCCCAGGAAGTTGTTTAAAGGAAATTGAAAGGTTATGCTCTGCTTTCCTTTGGTCTGGGCCAGAACTTAATACAAGTAAGGCTAAAGTAAACTGGAAAGATATTTGTTTGCCAAAACAAGAAGGTGGCTTGGGGATTCGACCGCTTAAAGAAATCAACAATGTTCTATGCTTAAAGCTCATCTGGAGATTGTTTTCAAACAGATCGTCTCTTTGGGTGAGTTGGATTCATTGTTATCTTATTCGGAAAGGCTCTTTCTGGTCGGTTAAAAATAACTCTGTTGCTGGTTCTTGGATGTGGAAGAAGCTCTTGAAGTTGAGGGATTTGGCGAAGCTTTTTCATAAAATGGAAGTAAACAATGGCAAATTTACATCTTTCTGGTATGATATGTGGTCTGATCTGGGTTGTTTGAGAGATTATCTGAGAGATGGTGGAAGTATAGAAATGGGAATAAAGGAAAATGATTTAATGGTTGAGGCTTTTAGAAGACATCGGAGAAGAAGGCATCGATTTCAAATCTTCAATGATGTGGAAGAGGAGATAGAAAGAATCAGAAGAAGTGTTAACCAAGAAGATGATATTCCATTATGGAAACAACAAGACAATAAATTCTCCAAGCAGTTCTCTACAAAGAAAACTTGGCTTAGTCTTCGTCAACCTCAACCCGAGTGTACTTGGAGCCGAGGTATTTGGTTCCCTTATTCTACACCAAAATACTCCTTCCATATGTGGCTTGCTATAAAAAACAGGTTACAAACTATGGACCGAATATTACAGTGGAATAGTGCAGTCGATGGGGTTTGTGTGCTGTGTAAAGATGTGCAGGAAAGTTGTCATCATCTATTCTTCAGTTGTAGTTATTCTAGTAAAGTATGGAGCGAAGTTGTGGGAGGGATTTTGAAGGAAGATTTCACTACTCAATGGCAGGAGATAATTGAGATTGCATCCCAGGGTAGAAGGAACTCTACTGAAACTTTTCTTTTCCGTTATGCTCTACAAGTGTTAGCTCATTCTATATGGAGAGAACGCAACGCAAGAAAGCATGGTGAGCAAGAGGTGGACGCTAGAACACTTGCAAAGATAGTTGATAAGATGATTAGGCTGAAATTACTCCTAGTGAAAGGTAAAGGAAAGAAATATTTGGAGGAAAGTCTGTCTACTTGGTTCGCTACAAGAGGTTGAGTAGGGTCTGTTGGTTCTTGTTTTGGTCCACTCTCTGTGAGGAGAATCGTATTGATGATAAAAGGTAGCATGGAGAGCATTCAAATCTTTTGGTTCTGAGATTTTGTTTTCTCTGTTGTGGGGAAGAGAGGTAAAGTCTCGTCAGTAGCAGTAAGGTTTGAAGTTTCCAAGTTTGCTGAGTCGTTTGTTGAGTTGTTTGCGGGGGATTTCCGTAGGGAGTTTGAAGCTAGGAGTAGTTGATTCTATCCCCTTGCTATGATACTCTTGCTCTTTTTCCCCCActagagttttgtcccatttgggttttctctagtgtgggttttaatgaggagaatATCATAGATTCCCAAgtttgacttgtttcacatggtcaagcttgagggggattTGAATTTTGAGATTGTATTGCTTGTTTTGAATTGGATTTTGGAGCTTAGGTTTTTCCTCTTGCTTTGTTTCTATTCTTTAGTTTCAATTATGATGCACTTGATGTAAAGaagttttgtttgaataaaattttacattcattcaaagaaaaaaaaaaaacatctagaGTGGTT from Raphanus sativus cultivar WK10039 chromosome 8, ASM80110v3, whole genome shotgun sequence includes:
- the LOC108819170 gene encoding uncharacterized protein LOC108819170, with the protein product MWAASCLASCCAACACDACRTVVSSISRRSARIAYCGLFALSLIVSWILREVAAPLMEKLPWINHFHKTPDREWFETDAVLRVSLGNFVFFSILSVMMIGVKTQKDPRDGIHHGGWMMKVICWFILVILMFFVPNEVISFYESMSKFGAGFFLLVQVVLLLDFVHGWNDTWVGYDEQFWYAALLVVSLVCYLATFVFSGLLFHWFTPSGHDCGLNTFFILMTLILVFVFAVVVLHPAVGGSILPASVISFYCMYLCYSGLASEPRDYECNGLHKHSKAVSTGTMTIGLLTTVLSVVYSAVRAGSSTTLLSPPDSPRAGKPLLPLDGKAEEKEEKEEKKPVTYSYAFFHIIFSLASMYSAMLLTGWSTSVGESGKLVDVGWPSVWVRVITSWATAGLFVWSLVAPILFPDREF
- the LOC130498326 gene encoding uncharacterized protein LOC130498326, with the protein product MVIDGIVSSPLRRHQSLKKQWGELGSCSTVINRHRYLLTALLLLGFLCTVYLYFAVTLGARNNSSCYGLTGNDKAICQAISKGKLKLF
- the LOC130498932 gene encoding uncharacterized protein LOC130498932; translated protein: MVLGAFFVYLITCLFLGVGFWVARNIFSVDLVSDPSLTLFLLWIIEFPVVAIIYSFLRKTPEKCSWSKAVGRSVQGLVSGAFMNALGAPIGMRYLPKTIHLSFLMSVFTFVPPTAVFGASWTDWHRAFASMKPSGNTEYMIVIPAYGAVVGGWFGAWPMPLDWERPWQEWPICVFYGAIGGYIAGQILSLSFMFLFRKQKNLKVA